In a genomic window of Oscillatoria salina IIICB1:
- a CDS encoding nucleotidyltransferase domain-containing protein yields MHRKEIEPRMILLALVGSQAYGTATPTSDRDYKGIFIAPKEYYLGFKTIEQKDAGWQSEAGSGLFPFLDKVQDCVAYELRKFLTLIGNNNPNILEILWLDPEFYLYLTPLGERLIDYREDFLSQKVRGSFAGYAYAQIKKVESHRKWLLNPPECKPVPQDFGLNEDDYKPLTKSEMNAFLEFLYMLVRDCIEYLDAAEELRILLLEKIDYKGLLKQHNLPEEVLPKVQEYTRSTDDFIRLLHVSQAYRRSLREWEAYCQWRKRRHPERQELERKCGYDAKHMSHCIRLLKMGIEVLRDGVINVNRKKVGDADYLLTIRQGDVAYQEVKELADNLFNELQEVSTDLPSYVNREKLNEVCVELVEMAGW; encoded by the coding sequence ATGCACCGAAAAGAAATCGAGCCGAGAATGATTTTACTCGCTTTGGTAGGCAGTCAGGCATACGGTACGGCTACGCCTACTTCTGACCGCGATTACAAAGGAATATTTATCGCACCGAAAGAGTATTATTTGGGTTTTAAAACTATCGAACAAAAAGATGCTGGTTGGCAGAGTGAAGCGGGAAGTGGTCTGTTTCCTTTTTTAGATAAGGTTCAAGATTGTGTTGCTTATGAGTTAAGAAAGTTTCTAACTCTAATCGGTAATAATAATCCGAATATTTTAGAAATTTTGTGGTTAGATCCAGAGTTTTATTTATATCTTACCCCCCTTGGCGAAAGGTTAATTGACTATCGCGAAGATTTCTTATCGCAGAAAGTCAGAGGTTCGTTTGCTGGTTATGCTTACGCGCAAATTAAAAAGGTAGAAAGTCACCGGAAGTGGTTACTTAATCCGCCGGAATGTAAGCCAGTGCCGCAAGATTTTGGTTTGAATGAAGATGATTATAAACCCTTGACAAAAAGCGAGATGAATGCTTTTCTAGAGTTTCTTTATATGTTGGTCAGGGATTGCATTGAATATTTGGATGCTGCGGAAGAATTGCGGATCTTGTTACTGGAAAAAATTGATTATAAAGGTTTACTGAAACAACATAATTTACCAGAAGAAGTATTGCCAAAAGTACAAGAATATACGCGCTCGACTGACGATTTTATTCGTTTGTTGCACGTTTCCCAAGCCTATCGGCGATCGCTGCGGGAGTGGGAGGCTTATTGTCAGTGGCGGAAGCGTAGACATCCCGAACGGCAAGAGTTAGAACGAAAGTGTGGCTACGATGCCAAACATATGTCCCATTGCATTCGCTTGCTTAAAATGGGGATCGAAGTTTTGAGAGATGGGGTAATTAATGTTAATCGGAAAAAAGTCGGCGATGCTGATTATTTGCTGACAATTAGACAAGGTGATGTTGCTTACCAGGAAGTTAAAGAATTGGCTGATAATTTGTTTAATGAATTACAAGAAGTGTCAACGGATTTGCCAAGTTACGTCAATAGAGAAAAGCTTAATGAGGTTTGCGTTGAGTTGGTAGAAATGGCTGGCTGGTAA
- a CDS encoding DUF1822 family protein, producing MTNTNELKINQSEKIFLTVTDKTIDTAWLEHSFYSNNAALWNGYCNRLCLDTIISWFQELGEQVKSWLPEVNLPTCWELVTGSAIQWGETKIVLIPFETDDFSTFCIPQEWIDIPGWEADYYLAVQLNLEADEEDSWMQILGYTTHRELKKKAVYNPSLRYYSLAKEELIEDLTMLFVARKIVASRKLSVAELPSLNQVESLLDRLSEPEVEIPRLQVDFVKWGALLANETWRHELYKLRLRKAEKEELMHKAINLRNWFKAQFETGWQTVEEIIETFQMQETNLAIELVGVTNFRQEATLKAVPTLIELLENSRDKLTKLQIADLLGRIGIGSQEAIFALTNLVDSSSDRELRRQAAVSLGKIDPNHKLAGVRRGKIIDLGMQFGESHVALIVTIVPENSQETNVHLQVRPTGKTHLPPNLEMSLLNEKKEALLKTESREQDNWMQLELSGEPGDRFIVKLILGETSFSQEFNL from the coding sequence ATGACTAATACTAACGAACTTAAAATAAATCAATCAGAAAAAATCTTTTTAACAGTAACTGACAAAACTATAGACACAGCTTGGCTAGAGCATAGTTTTTACTCGAATAATGCTGCACTCTGGAATGGTTATTGCAATCGCCTTTGTTTAGATACAATTATTAGTTGGTTTCAGGAATTAGGCGAACAAGTAAAATCGTGGCTTCCAGAAGTCAACTTACCAACTTGTTGGGAATTAGTAACGGGTAGTGCAATCCAATGGGGAGAAACAAAAATAGTCTTAATACCTTTTGAAACTGACGATTTTTCAACTTTTTGTATTCCCCAAGAATGGATTGATATTCCCGGATGGGAAGCAGATTATTACCTAGCAGTCCAACTGAATTTAGAAGCAGACGAAGAAGATTCTTGGATGCAAATTTTGGGATATACCACCCATCGAGAACTGAAGAAAAAAGCAGTTTATAATCCTAGCTTACGGTATTATTCACTGGCTAAAGAAGAACTAATCGAAGATCTGACAATGTTATTTGTAGCCAGAAAAATTGTTGCGAGTAGAAAATTATCCGTCGCGGAGTTACCCAGTTTAAATCAAGTAGAATCTTTATTAGATCGCTTGAGCGAACCAGAAGTGGAAATACCACGACTACAAGTAGATTTTGTCAAATGGGGAGCCTTACTTGCTAATGAAACATGGCGACATGAGTTGTATAAACTACGCTTAAGAAAAGCCGAAAAAGAAGAATTAATGCACAAAGCAATTAACTTACGAAACTGGTTCAAAGCTCAATTTGAAACTGGTTGGCAAACAGTAGAGGAAATAATTGAAACATTCCAGATGCAAGAAACTAATTTAGCCATAGAGTTAGTTGGTGTAACTAACTTTCGACAAGAGGCAACCTTAAAAGCCGTTCCGACATTGATTGAACTATTAGAAAATAGTCGAGATAAATTGACAAAATTGCAAATTGCAGATTTATTAGGTCGTATAGGAATAGGGAGTCAAGAAGCAATATTTGCGCTAACTAATCTAGTCGATAGTAGCAGCGATCGCGAACTGCGTCGTCAAGCAGCCGTAAGTTTAGGTAAAATTGACCCAAATCATAAATTAGCTGGTGTCAGACGGGGAAAAATAATTGACCTAGGAATGCAATTTGGTGAGAGTCATGTAGCCTTAATAGTTACTATCGTACCTGAAAATAGCCAAGAAACTAACGTTCATTTGCAAGTTCGTCCCACAGGAAAAACTCACCTACCACCCAATTTAGAAATGTCTCTACTAAACGAAAAAAAAGAAGCCTTATTAAAAACCGAATCCAGAGAACAGGATAACTGGATGCAACTAGAACTTAGCGGCGAACCTGGCGATCGTTTCATTGTTAAACTAATCTTAGGAGAAACTAGCTTTAGCCAAGAGTTTAACTTATAA
- a CDS encoding CHAT domain-containing protein — protein MVAILGFSFSLSLHNLQPLQATPPTSVSSSLCHSQAQATNLIQLGKQSYQMGRFADAVNCWQQALTAYSDDFVKQAQISSQLSLAYQQMGQWKEAEEAIGSILPLLDSLPERTRAQVLNTQGRLLLATGKAGEAFETWQEAEKLYEESDNQKGVIGSQINQVTALQTLGRYRQALKQLKNLQETLETQPDNLLKARAYLSLGNALQAIGDLENSYCSLEKSLAITQTKILPSYQTLQGKVLLSLGNTAQALGKKLQQDRGNLSEGNFQNITKKLELVENCQTNEPSLSLSGNSILKSYQEAERLYRQLIKQTSTDITTKIQAQINLLILYSVIDKYLQATNRTSDDIRQSIIELLPQIKDNFQYLPINRNSIFSQINFSQTTIQLKKNKPYLADSELISWDEIENILTKANEDAVILQDQYAEAYTLGYLGMLYVKLDKLEQAREFTEKALIKAEAIQALEIIYQWQAQLGNIAKIKSPRDNNKAIKYYSAAVETLNKLREQNLVGIDFDLENFNANLQFYFRENVEPIYRELINLLLPFQENVSQERLKEALWVMDSLQLAEIENFIECQVQPVANKLEIEELEEVFSKFDATNAALIYPIILGERIEVIIYLPQQGILRYSHLINKEKAEETIEQLRKNLFDKTQPNPETYILPNAQKIYQWLLADAEEEIAKSQIKTLVFVLEDSLRNIPIAALHDSGQYLIQKGYGIVLLPSLRLLETDPLERNELTALAAGLTEPRNGFSPLPYVENELSGIKEVLKDTEQPLLNQEFTEKNLHNQLKNSSQAIVHLATHGKFHSNPEETFILTGNNKIKVKELDEFLRSQTRTRKEKIELFVLSACETAQGNKRAALGLAGVAVKTGAKTTLATLWQVADESTAMLMIEFYKKLVSEEEVSIAEALRSVQQIWLENENKDGNDWSHPYYWSPFVLVGNWQ, from the coding sequence TTGGTAGCTATTCTGGGGTTTAGTTTCAGCCTCAGCCTACATAATTTGCAACCGCTACAGGCAACTCCACCAACGTCTGTCTCAAGCAGCCTGTGTCATTCCCAAGCGCAAGCAACTAACTTAATCCAATTAGGTAAACAAAGCTATCAAATGGGGCGTTTTGCCGATGCTGTGAATTGTTGGCAACAGGCGCTAACAGCATATTCTGACGATTTTGTCAAGCAAGCACAGATATCCAGTCAATTGTCCTTAGCGTATCAGCAAATGGGGCAATGGAAAGAAGCAGAAGAGGCGATCGGGTCTATTCTTCCTCTACTTGACAGCTTACCAGAACGAACTCGCGCCCAAGTATTAAACACCCAAGGACGTTTATTATTAGCAACAGGAAAAGCCGGAGAAGCCTTTGAAACTTGGCAAGAAGCCGAAAAATTATATGAAGAAAGCGATAACCAAAAAGGCGTAATTGGCAGCCAAATTAATCAAGTGACAGCCTTGCAAACATTAGGGCGATATCGTCAAGCTTTAAAGCAGCTAAAAAATTTGCAAGAAACACTCGAAACTCAACCAGATAATCTCCTCAAAGCACGAGCATATCTAAGTTTAGGAAACGCTTTGCAAGCAATAGGGGATTTAGAAAATTCTTACTGTAGTTTAGAAAAAAGTTTGGCAATTACTCAAACAAAAATTTTACCATCTTATCAAACTCTTCAAGGAAAAGTTCTTCTCAGCTTAGGTAATACCGCTCAAGCCCTTGGCAAAAAATTGCAACAAGATCGAGGAAATCTAAGCGAGGGTAATTTTCAAAATATAACTAAAAAGCTTGAATTAGTAGAAAACTGTCAAACTAATGAGCCATCTTTATCTTTATCGGGAAACTCAATTTTGAAGTCTTATCAAGAAGCTGAGAGACTTTATCGCCAACTAATCAAGCAAACATCTACGGATATTACTACTAAAATTCAGGCACAAATTAATTTATTAATTTTATATTCAGTAATAGATAAATACTTACAAGCAACTAATAGAACCTCAGATGATATTCGGCAATCAATCATTGAATTATTACCTCAAATAAAAGATAATTTTCAGTATTTACCAATTAACAGAAATTCAATCTTCTCCCAAATTAATTTTAGCCAAACTACGATTCAACTTAAAAAAAACAAGCCTTACCTAGCTGATAGTGAGCTTATTTCCTGGGATGAAATAGAAAATATTTTGACAAAAGCGAATGAAGATGCTGTAATTCTTCAAGACCAATATGCAGAAGCTTATACTTTGGGGTATCTTGGTATGCTGTATGTGAAACTTGACAAGTTAGAACAAGCCAGAGAATTTACAGAAAAAGCTTTAATCAAAGCTGAAGCTATTCAGGCTTTAGAAATCATTTATCAGTGGCAAGCACAGCTAGGAAACATAGCTAAAATTAAGTCTCCAAGAGATAATAATAAAGCAATTAAATATTATAGTGCCGCCGTCGAAACACTGAACAAATTGCGCGAACAAAATTTAGTTGGCATTGACTTCGATTTGGAAAATTTTAATGCTAACTTACAATTTTATTTTCGGGAAAATGTTGAACCAATTTATCGAGAATTAATTAATTTACTGTTACCATTTCAAGAGAATGTTAGTCAAGAAAGACTTAAAGAAGCTCTTTGGGTAATGGACTCACTGCAATTAGCTGAAATTGAAAACTTTATTGAATGTCAAGTACAACCAGTAGCCAATAAGTTAGAAATAGAAGAACTAGAAGAAGTTTTCAGTAAGTTTGATGCGACTAATGCGGCGCTGATTTATCCAATTATTTTGGGTGAGAGAATAGAAGTTATTATTTACCTACCTCAGCAAGGTATTTTAAGGTATTCTCATTTAATAAATAAAGAAAAAGCTGAAGAGACAATTGAACAATTACGCAAGAATTTGTTTGATAAAACTCAACCTAATCCAGAAACCTATATCTTACCTAATGCTCAAAAGATTTATCAATGGTTGCTAGCAGATGCGGAAGAAGAAATAGCCAAAAGTCAAATCAAAACTTTAGTATTTGTCTTAGAAGATTCTTTGCGAAATATACCAATTGCTGCTCTCCATGATAGTGGGCAATATCTAATCCAGAAAGGGTACGGAATAGTATTACTTCCTAGTTTAAGACTGTTAGAAACTGACCCTTTAGAGCGAAACGAATTAACTGCTTTAGCTGCCGGATTAACTGAACCGCGTAACGGTTTTTCTCCATTACCTTATGTGGAAAATGAATTAAGCGGAATTAAAGAGGTTTTAAAAGATACCGAGCAACCCTTACTCAATCAAGAATTTACTGAGAAAAATCTCCATAATCAACTGAAAAACTCTTCTCAGGCTATAGTTCATTTAGCTACTCATGGAAAGTTTCACTCTAACCCAGAAGAAACATTTATTTTAACTGGCAATAATAAAATCAAGGTAAAAGAATTAGATGAATTTCTCAGAAGTCAAACTCGCACTAGAAAAGAAAAAATTGAACTATTTGTTCTCAGTGCTTGTGAAACTGCTCAAGGTAATAAACGAGCAGCTTTGGGACTTGCTGGAGTAGCTGTTAAAACAGGAGCAAAAACTACTTTGGCAACGCTGTGGCAAGTTGCCGATGAATCTACAGCTATGTTAATGATTGAGTTCTATAAAAAGTTAGTTAGTGAAGAGGAGGTAAGTATTGCAGAAGCACTCCGCAGCGTTCAGCAAATTTGGTTAGAAAATGAGAATAAGGATGGCAATGATTGGTCACATCCTTATTATTGGTCTCCATTTGTTTTAGTCGGTAACTGGCAATAA
- a CDS encoding alkene reductase, which produces MTTETSSPQLLSPFDLSGITLKNRVVMAPMTRSRAGEKHIPNALMAEYYRQRASTGLIITEATEISIQGYGWQHSPGIYTTEQAEAWKQVVDAVHEEGTPIFLQLWHTGRASHSSYQENNQLPVAPSAIKIEGSMAHTPQGKQPYETPRALETEEIPRIVADYRRAAELAQMAGFDGVEIHSANGYLIDEFLQSKTNHRSDRYGGSLANRYRFLQEVVEAILTVWSANRVGIRLSPNGNYNDMGSPDFRETFLYVAQQLNDYDLAYLHVIDGLAFGFHELGEPMTLTEFRQVFQGTLMGNCGYTQESAEAAIREGKADLIAFGRPLISNPDLVARFAHNLPLNPDAEMKVWYSFDREGYIDFPTYQQQQGVTK; this is translated from the coding sequence ATGACGACTGAAACTAGCTCACCTCAACTTCTGAGTCCCTTTGACTTATCAGGAATTACCCTGAAAAACCGAGTCGTCATGGCTCCGATGACTCGCTCTCGTGCAGGAGAGAAACACATACCAAATGCGTTGATGGCTGAATATTATCGCCAGCGTGCCTCCACTGGCTTAATTATTACCGAAGCGACGGAAATCTCCATACAGGGTTATGGTTGGCAACATAGTCCTGGTATTTACACCACCGAACAAGCAGAAGCTTGGAAACAAGTTGTTGACGCGGTACATGAAGAAGGAACGCCGATTTTTCTGCAACTTTGGCATACTGGACGAGCTTCTCATAGCAGCTATCAGGAAAATAATCAACTCCCTGTTGCTCCTTCGGCGATTAAAATTGAGGGAAGTATGGCGCACACACCTCAAGGGAAACAACCTTATGAAACGCCGAGAGCGTTAGAAACTGAAGAGATTCCGAGAATTGTCGCAGATTATCGTCGGGCGGCGGAATTGGCGCAAATGGCGGGATTTGACGGTGTCGAGATACATAGCGCCAATGGTTATTTAATCGATGAATTTCTGCAAAGCAAAACCAATCACCGTAGCGATCGCTATGGGGGCAGTTTAGCAAATCGCTATCGTTTTCTTCAAGAAGTTGTCGAAGCAATTCTTACCGTTTGGTCGGCAAATCGAGTCGGAATTCGACTTTCGCCTAACGGTAATTATAATGATATGGGTTCGCCGGATTTTCGAGAAACTTTTCTTTATGTAGCCCAACAGTTAAATGACTACGATTTAGCTTATTTGCACGTTATCGATGGTTTAGCATTTGGCTTTCATGAGTTAGGCGAACCGATGACTTTGACTGAATTTCGGCAAGTATTTCAAGGTACTTTGATGGGAAATTGCGGCTACACTCAAGAAAGTGCAGAAGCAGCAATTCGAGAAGGTAAAGCCGATTTAATTGCCTTTGGAAGACCTTTGATTAGCAATCCCGATTTAGTCGCCCGTTTTGCTCATAATTTGCCCTTAAACCCTGATGCTGAGATGAAAGTTTGGTATTCTTTCGATCGCGAAGGATATATTGATTTTCCTACTTATCAACAGCAGCAAGGCGTAACTAAGTGA
- a CDS encoding DUF2237 family protein has protein sequence MTEATNVLGGKLETCCTSPMTGFYRDGKCNTGAGDMGAHIVCAQVTEEFLTFTKNRGNDLSTPMPMYNFPGLKPGDRWCLCASRWQEALEAGVAPPVVLAATHASALEYVSLGKLKQHAVENV, from the coding sequence ATGACCGAAGCAACCAACGTTTTAGGCGGAAAATTAGAAACTTGTTGCACTTCTCCGATGACTGGATTTTATCGAGATGGGAAATGCAACACCGGAGCAGGTGACATGGGCGCTCATATAGTTTGCGCTCAAGTCACCGAAGAATTTCTCACCTTTACAAAAAATAGAGGAAACGACTTAAGTACACCCATGCCAATGTATAATTTTCCTGGATTAAAACCAGGCGATCGCTGGTGTTTATGTGCCTCGCGTTGGCAAGAAGCCCTCGAAGCTGGTGTTGCGCCACCAGTAGTTTTAGCGGCAACTCATGCCTCAGCTTTAGAATACGTTTCTTTAGGCAAACTTAAACAACACGCTGTGGAAAATGTGTAA
- a CDS encoding ABC transporter ATP-binding protein — MKTRSNYWQLIPFIRPQSKTIAQALTCTLAFTVFWPILAWLVGRVGEYIAEGDVKAIAQIAVVAAIVFFVRGTVQYGQDALMAKAALHIALNLRTVVYTHLQRLSLDYFETAKTGDLSYRLTEDIDRIGEVVNKLFHDFIPCILQLIVVLGYMFYLNWQLTVAVLIIVPLMAILIGIFGEQLLKFSRRASNRISNLSSLLTEVLSGIRLVQAFAAEEYEIQRFIQEAEQNRRAKYLAENLKAIQFVVVGFLEAMSVILVCFLGAWQISQGNLTGSEFLSYVAGIALLIDPISHITSNYNEFKQGEASVDRIFELLRLQPSVIEKTEAKLLPAVTGRVEYRQVNFAYQKNLDRETNLVLNKISLLAQPGETIALVGASGAGKTTLVNLLPRFYDTQGGEILIDGIGISEVTLSSLRRQIGIVPQQTVLFSGTIAENIAFGHNNYNLKDIESAAKIANAHQFISQFPQGYYTYVGERGVNLSGGQQQRIAIARAVFNNPRILILDEATSALDSESEALVQQALERIMRDRTVFIIAHRLATVRHADRILVLEKGQIVESGTHEELLAQNGRYAKFYARQFDA; from the coding sequence TTGAAAACACGCTCTAATTACTGGCAACTGATACCATTTATTCGTCCGCAAAGCAAGACGATCGCGCAAGCCTTGACTTGCACTTTAGCCTTTACTGTCTTTTGGCCCATTTTAGCGTGGTTAGTGGGGCGAGTAGGGGAATATATCGCTGAGGGAGACGTAAAAGCGATCGCGCAAATTGCAGTTGTCGCGGCGATCGTTTTTTTCGTTCGCGGTACGGTACAGTACGGACAAGATGCGCTCATGGCGAAAGCTGCTTTACATATCGCCCTCAATTTACGCACAGTGGTTTACACTCATCTACAAAGGCTAAGTCTCGACTATTTTGAAACAGCAAAAACCGGCGATCTTTCCTACCGTTTAACAGAAGATATCGATCGCATTGGCGAAGTCGTCAATAAACTATTTCACGATTTTATCCCCTGCATTTTGCAGTTAATTGTTGTCTTGGGATATATGTTTTATCTCAACTGGCAATTAACCGTAGCCGTGTTAATTATTGTCCCCTTAATGGCAATCCTAATCGGCATTTTCGGGGAACAGTTATTAAAATTTTCGCGCCGCGCTTCCAACCGAATCTCAAATTTATCATCCTTATTAACCGAAGTCTTGAGCGGAATTCGCTTAGTTCAAGCTTTCGCCGCAGAAGAGTATGAAATTCAGCGTTTTATCCAGGAAGCCGAACAAAATCGACGGGCAAAATATTTAGCAGAAAACTTGAAAGCAATTCAATTTGTCGTTGTCGGTTTCTTAGAAGCAATGAGTGTAATTTTAGTTTGTTTTCTTGGTGCTTGGCAAATTTCCCAAGGAAATCTTACAGGTAGCGAATTTCTCAGTTATGTTGCCGGGATAGCTTTATTAATCGATCCAATTTCTCATATTACCAGTAATTACAACGAATTCAAACAAGGAGAAGCATCCGTAGACCGAATTTTTGAACTTTTAAGATTGCAACCAAGTGTAATCGAAAAAACCGAAGCAAAATTGCTTCCGGCTGTTACGGGAAGAGTAGAATATCGTCAGGTAAATTTCGCTTATCAAAAAAATCTAGACCGAGAGACAAATTTAGTCTTAAATAAGATTAGTTTACTCGCTCAACCAGGAGAAACGATCGCCTTAGTTGGTGCATCGGGTGCAGGGAAAACCACCTTAGTTAATTTATTACCTCGCTTTTACGATACTCAAGGAGGAGAAATCCTCATCGACGGCATAGGAATAAGCGAAGTTACGTTGTCAAGTTTGCGTCGTCAAATTGGGATTGTTCCCCAACAAACTGTCTTATTTTCGGGTACGATCGCCGAAAATATTGCCTTCGGTCATAATAACTATAACCTCAAAGATATCGAATCAGCAGCTAAAATTGCTAACGCGCATCAATTTATCAGCCAATTTCCTCAAGGTTACTACACCTACGTGGGCGAAAGAGGAGTAAACTTATCAGGAGGACAACAACAACGAATTGCGATCGCGCGGGCTGTTTTTAATAATCCGAGAATTTTGATTCTTGATGAAGCTACCTCAGCTTTAGACTCAGAATCAGAAGCATTAGTACAACAAGCTTTAGAAAGAATTATGCGCGATCGCACTGTATTTATTATCGCCCATCGCCTCGCTACAGTTCGCCATGCCGATCGCATTCTCGTATTAGAAAAAGGTCAAATTGTGGAATCTGGAACCCACGAAGAATTATTAGCACAAAATGGTCGTTATGCCAAGTTTTATGCCCGACAATTTGATGCTTAA
- a CDS encoding NfeD family protein: MNLRAMKEEVKLFSTPIVAIVEVAIAPSHSGRVKCMGTYWPARLYHNDCNLTLEPNQKVQVVGIANITLLVVR, encoded by the coding sequence ATGAACTTGAGAGCGATGAAGGAAGAAGTAAAATTATTTTCTACACCGATCGTGGCGATAGTAGAGGTGGCGATCGCGCCTTCTCATTCTGGACGCGTTAAGTGCATGGGTACTTATTGGCCTGCCCGACTTTACCACAACGACTGTAACCTAACCCTAGAACCCAACCAAAAAGTTCAAGTTGTCGGGATCGCCAATATCACCCTGCTGGTAGTTCGGTGA
- a CDS encoding CHAT domain-containing tetratricopeptide repeat protein: protein MNKLAIKVVSGDFEQGFPIILRQGENLEIEGTLPAAPNLPQDYKTWQLNYHTRPGTHRFRTIKPIPVQVTNYSNSDLKDSINTWLNSAEPEFRPLRDKIIALSHQNEQKEIIMQTDDVWFWRIPWHLWDVLDDKKIEVILSASQYEKLPQVRKIKPKDEVKILVILGDSTNIDVKSDLLLLQKELPHAYIQSLLQPRKTEVRKELWEQEWDILFFAGHSFSEGGEIPGEFQINPQEKLTIEELKHGLENAIKNGLQLAIFNSCDGIGLGRELMELQLPATIVMREPVLDIVAQRFLEYFLKAFAIKDKTLSASVREARERLREIEDKYFCASMLPLICHNPATEMPTWRSFLGHVIANQTEKKDDLTNNDNGNIYQECKEIDVNESTNHGLPSYIKQYQLAIVGFLLLGLILPSTFQKLIFTFNNLRADIHNRRGVRYYQLDKKELAVQEFNQALKLNPKHSKANSNKGRYDEDMNQPYKAGEKYNIACEGGLIEGCNNLARWEILYGDPQKAENIIIRIVESRADNDEIKFVAYKNLGWSLVEQEKYEEAEPYLEKAKSLMKEEEEGSPYCLLAQVKKAQKKYQKELDNWDLCRRLTDPKSPEEKSWLQTAEERLETVDNRR, encoded by the coding sequence ATGAATAAATTAGCCATAAAAGTAGTTAGCGGTGATTTTGAACAAGGTTTTCCGATTATTTTACGTCAAGGAGAAAATCTCGAAATAGAAGGAACTTTACCCGCAGCACCCAACCTCCCCCAAGATTACAAAACTTGGCAGTTAAATTATCATACTCGTCCGGGAACTCATCGTTTTCGTACGATAAAACCCATCCCGGTGCAAGTAACTAACTATTCCAATAGTGACTTAAAAGATAGTATCAACACCTGGCTAAACTCAGCCGAACCAGAATTTCGTCCTCTGCGAGATAAAATCATAGCATTGAGTCACCAAAACGAGCAAAAAGAGATTATTATGCAAACAGATGATGTTTGGTTTTGGCGCATTCCTTGGCATCTCTGGGACGTTTTAGACGACAAGAAAATAGAAGTGATTCTCAGTGCTTCCCAATACGAAAAACTTCCCCAAGTAAGAAAGATTAAACCCAAAGACGAAGTAAAAATCTTAGTCATTCTGGGAGATAGCACTAATATTGATGTCAAATCAGATTTGCTTTTACTGCAAAAGGAACTTCCCCACGCTTACATTCAGTCACTGCTACAACCACGCAAAACAGAAGTGAGAAAGGAACTTTGGGAACAAGAATGGGATATCCTCTTTTTTGCCGGACATAGTTTTAGCGAAGGAGGGGAAATCCCTGGAGAATTTCAAATTAATCCCCAAGAAAAACTAACCATCGAAGAACTCAAACACGGTCTAGAAAACGCGATTAAAAACGGCTTACAACTCGCTATTTTCAACTCCTGCGACGGCATCGGACTAGGTAGAGAATTAATGGAATTACAGCTTCCAGCAACCATCGTCATGCGAGAACCAGTTCTAGATATCGTCGCCCAAAGATTCCTCGAATATTTTCTCAAAGCCTTCGCCATTAAAGATAAAACCTTATCCGCCTCAGTCCGCGAAGCCAGAGAAAGATTGCGCGAAATAGAAGATAAATATTTCTGTGCCAGTATGCTACCACTAATTTGCCACAACCCCGCTACAGAAATGCCCACCTGGAGGTCATTTTTAGGTCATGTGATTGCGAATCAAACTGAGAAAAAAGATGACTTAACAAATAATGATAATGGTAACATTTATCAAGAGTGTAAAGAAATTGATGTTAATGAAAGTACCAACCACGGTTTACCAAGTTACATAAAACAGTATCAACTAGCCATAGTAGGATTTTTGTTATTGGGACTAATTTTGCCATCTACTTTTCAAAAGCTGATTTTTACTTTTAACAATTTAAGGGCTGATATTCACAATCGTCGTGGTGTCAGATATTATCAATTGGATAAAAAAGAGCTTGCCGTACAGGAGTTTAATCAAGCCCTAAAACTTAATCCAAAACACTCAAAAGCTAATAGCAATAAAGGAAGATATGACGAAGATATGAATCAACCATACAAAGCTGGCGAGAAATACAATATAGCTTGTGAAGGTGGCTTAATTGAAGGTTGCAATAACTTAGCTCGTTGGGAGATTTTGTATGGAGATCCTCAAAAAGCAGAAAATATAATTATTCGTATAGTAGAATCGCGTGCTGACAATGATGAAATAAAATTTGTTGCATATAAAAATTTAGGCTGGTCGTTAGTAGAACAAGAAAAATATGAAGAAGCAGAACCTTATTTAGAAAAAGCAAAGTCTTTGATGAAAGAAGAAGAGGAAGGTTCTCCTTACTGTTTACTAGCACAAGTAAAAAAAGCGCAAAAAAAATACCAAAAAGAACTCGATAATTGGGATCTATGTAGACGACTTACAGATCCGAAATCTCCAGAGGAAAAATCATGGCTTCAAACAGCAGAAGAACGATTAGAAACGGTAGACAATCGGCGATGA